The following proteins come from a genomic window of Pirellulaceae bacterium:
- a CDS encoding flagellar basal body P-ring protein FlgI has product MPGNKTNGSKREQIRKKLMAEDRPQLISEIATARQLHYGTLENIALVTHLPGTGGSVRPSQPREKLLDIMRRNDVPEPNSVLDSKQTAMVVALAAIPPAVRKGDRVNVSVKLSSHAEAQDLAHGWLRETALVEMGNLGGRVRESFDRAKAEGPLVTLAQYTGSQDPQAKLDAVVVGGARMLKERELAIGLSSEFADALTMAAVVPAINRRFTYFDGHQQAGIATPISDDYIELKLPSRYAADPEHFINVVLHLGFGQSSDQQTQRIEQLAKQLDDPSQVQRACWELEAAGQASVLPLAARVNHPSDTVRFCCAHALAYLGDASSIPTLVELAGSQPLLRGRCLAALSSIDHYQAEDALKGLVHQAEPETRYGALRSLRRRNARDPLVQAEQIPQVGGLLVVPSHGPALVAVSMFEVPEIVFFGPVPKLQLADFHNVNPSILIQPTGPQQMTVSHFIPDQQTQIVQCADDLRSVLQAIGQVGGGYGDWVNLVRQCHESKLIDVPVCMNPVPNIQSPLEADDESSATTTADAGQAMSPSSTETTDRATGTAWLRPWSWWN; this is encoded by the coding sequence ATGCCAGGAAACAAGACCAACGGTTCCAAGCGCGAGCAGATTCGCAAGAAATTGATGGCCGAAGATCGCCCGCAGCTGATCTCTGAAATTGCAACGGCCCGCCAGTTGCACTATGGTACCCTGGAAAACATCGCACTGGTTACGCATTTACCTGGTACGGGTGGTTCGGTTCGTCCTAGCCAACCGCGCGAAAAGCTGTTAGATATCATGCGCCGCAACGATGTCCCGGAACCCAATTCGGTGCTGGACTCGAAGCAGACTGCGATGGTCGTCGCGTTGGCGGCTATTCCACCTGCGGTACGCAAAGGCGACCGCGTCAATGTATCCGTCAAATTGTCGTCGCATGCTGAGGCACAAGATCTAGCTCATGGCTGGCTGCGAGAAACTGCCTTGGTAGAGATGGGAAACCTGGGTGGTCGAGTGCGCGAAAGTTTCGATCGCGCGAAAGCCGAAGGGCCGCTTGTCACTCTGGCACAGTACACCGGCAGCCAAGACCCGCAGGCCAAACTGGATGCCGTAGTAGTTGGCGGAGCAAGAATGCTGAAAGAACGCGAACTGGCGATTGGACTTTCAAGCGAATTTGCCGACGCGCTGACGATGGCAGCCGTCGTTCCAGCCATCAATCGGCGATTCACTTACTTTGATGGCCACCAACAGGCCGGTATCGCAACTCCGATCAGCGATGACTATATCGAATTAAAACTACCTTCGCGATACGCTGCCGATCCCGAACATTTTATCAATGTCGTTCTGCATCTTGGCTTTGGCCAGTCCAGCGATCAACAGACGCAGCGAATTGAACAGCTAGCCAAACAATTGGATGATCCCTCGCAGGTTCAGCGCGCGTGCTGGGAACTGGAGGCGGCTGGCCAAGCGAGTGTGCTGCCACTCGCAGCTCGGGTCAATCACCCGTCTGACACCGTCCGCTTCTGCTGCGCGCACGCCCTGGCTTACTTGGGTGACGCGAGTAGCATTCCGACACTGGTCGAACTGGCCGGCAGCCAGCCCCTGCTGCGCGGCAGGTGCTTGGCCGCACTGAGTTCGATCGACCATTATCAGGCCGAGGACGCACTGAAAGGACTGGTGCATCAAGCCGAGCCGGAAACGCGCTATGGCGCACTGCGTAGTCTACGACGTCGCAATGCTCGCGATCCACTGGTGCAGGCTGAGCAAATCCCACAGGTTGGAGGTTTGCTGGTTGTTCCCAGCCATGGGCCAGCTTTGGTGGCGGTGAGCATGTTTGAAGTGCCTGAAATCGTATTTTTTGGCCCGGTCCCCAAGCTGCAACTGGCTGATTTTCACAATGTCAATCCTAGCATTTTGATTCAACCCACTGGCCCACAACAGATGACCGTCAGCCATTTCATCCCCGACCAACAAACGCAAATCGTTCAGTGTGCCGACGATCTGCGGAGCGTCTTACAGGCCATTGGTCAGGTCGGGGGCGGATACGGCGATTGGGTCAACCTGGTCAGGCAATGCCATGAATCCAAACTGATCGATGTGCCGGTCTGCATGAATCCCGTTCCAAATATTCAATCGCCGCTTGAGGCGGACGACGAATCATCCGCCACCACAACTGCAGATGCAGGTCAGGCGATGTCGCCATCCAGCACTGAAACCACCGATCGCGCCACTGGCACTGCCTGGCTGCGTCCGTGGTCGTGGTGGAATTAG